CCTGCTCGATAATCTGCAGGCGGTTTAACACATATGTCGGAAGCTGCACGGAAGTGCCATTGAGCTGATGAAACTGTATGACATCCCAAGGGTAACTTTGAGCCCAAACCCATTCGGATGTCTCGCCAATCGTGTTGTTACCGACATCGTTGCTCAGATTTTTTGCCGCCCCGTAAGAGGACCAGTCCTTGATACTCATTTCCGTTCCGGACGCAGCTTGTTGGCTGCTGTCATATCCGGTGCCCGATGTATTGGACTTGGAATGACCACTTTCCCAGGAATGAGAATAATCGACCTCGACATTTCCGGTTGCCATATCTCCAAAGAACCCCAGGCCCGCCTGAACGCCAAAGGTGTTGATGTTGGAAGAGGACGATCCGTTTGTGTGTTCATTGGAGCGCGTTTTGGTCGAGCCGTCTGACGTATTGCTATTGGTTTCAACCGATGAATTCAATGTACGCGGGAACATGCGTTTGAGGGTTGCGGTGACATTTGGCACAGTACACCGAAGCGAGGTGTCAGCCTGTAGATAAACCGGATAATCCGCAAATCCATCGGGGTTTCCGGAGTTCATATTGACACCAATTCCCGGTGACAGAACCCGAACCTTGGTTTTGACATTGTAGCTGTTTGATTGTGAAAGGTTCTGAACGTTTCTGTTTTTGGTGAATTCGTAGGTTATGATTGCCTCACCAAAAAAGCCGTTTGTCGGGTCCGATAGTGTTTCCTTGAATTCCTTGGTGAAGAAGTCCTGTAACTTGGTCATGATCAAGGCCTCCGATCTGGATGTTTATTTAGGGATGTGTGTTTTCGAAAAGTACGATTTGAGGCGCAGGGCGGCTTTTGCCGTTGCGTCCTTTGAGACCATCGGGGCCATTGGCACCCGATCTGGCGTAGGAATATGGCGTTTGGTCAGGGATGCCACCGTGCATGCCACCCGATCCGCCCTTGCCACCCGTACCGCCATCACCGGCACGGCCGCCAACCGATTGAGACGTCAGGCATTGGATCATGTGGCGTCCGGCTGGCGGCAAACTGACATACACGTCACATGCAAGGCCGCCATTGCCGCCATTGCCGCCATTTCCCCCGCTGCCGCCATTGCCTCCCTGACCACCTTTGGTGCGGCCAACGAGACCGGAAGGAGTTTGAATGCCGTTGGCTCCGTCTCCTCCTTGGCCACCGTTGCCACCGTTGCCACCGTGTGATCCGGGAAAACCGTCTCCGGCTTTGGCATCGATTGTGATTGCACCCTTAGTCAGGTTGGTAAGTTTGCGCAGTCGGATATCTGCGAGATACAACATGCCGCCGTTGTCACCATTTTCACCGGGCTGTCCGTTGGATCCGTTCTTTCCGGCGGTTGCAACACCGTGTGCCGTGTCGGCCTTGGCATCAAGGTAGAACGGCGTTTGCACAAGAACCGGTTCCTGTGCCGGTCTTCCGTTTACGCCGTTCTTGCCATTGCGAAGGTTTTCGGAGACAGGAGCCGTCAGGCGTATTCTTGAGGCAGGAATACCGTCATCGCGCAGCTGAATGTGAAAACTGGCGCATTGATCTGGTAGTGCTTCAACGTTTTGGCAATCGAGAATGAAAACATTGCCCCGCAGCTGCAGGCCACTGTTTTTGCCGATCAACAATTTGCCAATGGTCATTTTCAGATAGATTTCCCCCGGGGCGACATCCCAGGGGAATTCAGATGCAGGTGTCGAAAAATCGACGGTCTGACCTTCGTGGATTGTAAGAATATCGGCATGTATGTGTTTGACGTTGAGCGGAAAATGTCGCTCCAACGATTTCTGGTCGGCATGAGGATAATCATGCCCGCCAAACATGTATGCTTCGCCCCGGTCATGTTCACCGATGCCCAGCTTTGAGCGTGTAGATGCGAGCAGGGGGCCGAAAGATTGCTGACTTCTCCAGATCCGCTCCGACTTTGAAATCGGACCAAAAAAGTTCTTGGCCTCTGTCAGATCGTGAAGCTGAAGATAGTCGGTTGTTGCCATTTTTACGCGATCAAGTGTTTGTAAAATGGTCATTTCGGCCCCCTGAGTTCGTAGGTGCTGGCTGCCGTTCAAGGCAGGCGGTTAGGCGTTGTTATTTTTCGTGACGGTCGCTGCCGGGCCACTGCGCCCCAAGGTACCCTGGGCACCTGCACTGCCAGCCGTCCCGTTAGAACCTTGCGGGCCGTGGTTGCGGTGTTTCGTGCCATTGCCGCCTTGGCCGCCAGTTCCGGCGGAACCAGCGCCACCGCCAGCGCCACCTGCACCACCGGCTCCTCTAACGCTGTTAATTGCAACGCTGGATTCCTGGGCTCGTGGCATCGTGAGGATAACTGCGCCCGTTGTCGGGGAGCCTTGACCACCCTGGCCACCATTGCCGCCATTGCCGCCGTTTCCGCCAGCTCCGCCCTTGCCACCATCTGACAAGTCTTGGCAGCCCGAAGAGTGCGCCGTGCCGCCGCTGCCGCCGGTACCTCCCGCGCCACCTGTCCCGCCTGGCCCACCCTGGCCTCCATCACCTTGCTTGATGTAGAGACTGAGTGGAGAACTGCCATCAATGGCGACTGTGCCAAAGTTCAGGTGGGCGAGGCTCGAAGGGTTTCCGGCAGTGCCGGTATTGCCGCTGCTGCCCGCTTTGCCGTTTTCGCCGGGGGAGCCTGCATTGGCGTAGCCCGTGCCACCGGTACCATTTTGGCCATTAGGGCCAGCGGCACCTGACTGACCGGCTGAACCGGCGTTGCCATCCGAGCCGGTCAATCCGATGTGATAGGGAATGCCGGGGCAGTTCTGTTTGACGGTGACTTTATTGGCTTTGATGGTCACCTGCGTTGATTCATAGAGCAGAGCGCCACCGTCAAAGATCAGCTCATCGACATTGATCAATTGCGGCATGCTGCCGGGCTTGAATGTTTCCAGATCAGAAATCGTTTTTTTCGTGCCGGTTGTCTGCGCCATCTTCATCGGGAAGAAGCTATCTGCATATTTCTGATCGTCATCGGAAAGCGTCGCCGACTTGTCACTCACATATGCTTGCAAGCGGGCCATGCGCTGCTGCTCGACGGAAGAGCCGACGGGTGGGGCAAGTGATGCCAGAAACTGTTCGCGTGTTGACGATGGCAAGGTGGAACCGATCAGGTCCTGCAGGTCTTTAATCGAACCGATTGTGACAATTTTTGTTACCGCGTCTTCCGACTTCGTAGCGGCTGTCTTGGTATTATTAGCCATTTGAGACTCTCCTGTTTGTTTCGTTGGCCTGTAACGGTTGGCCATGAGCGACTTGCTGCGATTTCGAATAGAGTCCCCGGGCCCGGGTTTCTGAAATTTCAATCAATGATTGATCAACAATAAAAGGATAATCTTATAAAAAGAAAAATGTCTATTTAAATTTTATCACAAAATATTTTATGCACTTAAAGGTTGTATTTTGAGTCGCGCGCTGTAGCTTGCTTGGGAGTAAAATCATATATATCTCAAGGAGATCAGGGCTGCTGGGGCGATGGAGTGACCAGCGTGGCATTTTGTTTCGTCGGGAGACGAGATGAGGGCGAAAACATTAGAAACCAGATTGGGAATCGAAGACTTGATTGCGGGAGAAGGCTGACAAAAAGCGATAGAGCTGGGCAGTTAGTGTCAGAATAAGATAACAATAAGCGAGGCCGACAAAGTGCAATAAAAGCCAACTCAAAATATCAACCTTTCGCTTCATTAGGGTACCGACAGGGCTTTTCCCTAGGAAGCTGGGGCAGTGGATTTTCTAAGGACGGGCAAGGCTCCGAGATGATTGAACCGTTCCGCAAACGCCCGATTGGCATCATCACGCGGCAAAGCAGAAGCCTGTCGCCGATTGCGCGGATCTTCCTTGCGATGGTGATGGAACAGGCTCCGAAAATGGATTTGCCTGCGGCGATTGAGTGGGGGTGAGGGGCGGTGTTACTCGCAAAGAGAATGCCGCACCAGAAGGCGGGCGTGGTGTGGCCTTCTGGTGCGTTTTGACTTTGGCGCGTGCTCTAGAAGCGTTTGATCAGGCCAATGCGGATATTATGGGATTGGAAATCCGAGTCATATTTGAAATCGTCGGTGTTTGCATTGTCCAGATTGTCGCTGCCATCGGTGATGTCCGGATAGTAGCTGAAGACATAATCGCCGCGCAGGGCCCAGCCATCATCAAGCATATAACCCGCACCGATCGCCGATGAAACGCCGATGGCGGTTTTCGTATCGGTGAAGGTCATGCTGTTCGGGGCTGCGTCGCTGAACCGGTGTGTGGTTTTAAACCGGCTGATGGACGGGCCCAGGGAGGCGTAAAGCTGGACCCTGTCCTGCACATATCCGATTTTTGGCCGCAGGCTCAGCGAGAAGTTTGTTTCAATGGTTGTGCTGCTGCTAAACGCGTTGGCATTTGTATTGTAGTTTCCGCTGAAATTCTCGGTTTCAGAGAAATCCATCACGCTGACATCGCCTTCAAGCCCGTAGGTGATGTTGCCAGTTTGCCAGTCATACCCTGCCAGTAACGAGCCGGTGACATCCCATCCGTCGATCTTCCGTTGCAGCAACGGGTCAAGCTGTGTCTTGTCCCCCGCGAAGAAATAGGGCGACACGATAGCGTTTGAGTCCGGATTTGCGGCACTATAGGCACCGCCCAGT
The Thalassospira xiamenensis M-5 = DSM 17429 DNA segment above includes these coding regions:
- a CDS encoding outer membrane protein; protein product: MNTRRMAAALMLGTMTAMISGITPAFAEDAKSTQNWQGLYGGLALGGAYSAANPDSNAIVSPYFFAGDKTQLDPLLQRKIDGWDVTGSLLAGYDWQTGNITYGLEGDVSVMDFSETENFSGNYNTNANAFSSSTTIETNFSLSLRPKIGYVQDRVQLYASLGPSISRFKTTHRFSDAAPNSMTFTDTKTAIGVSSAIGAGYMLDDGWALRGDYVFSYYPDITDGSDNLDNANTDDFKYDSDFQSHNIRIGLIKRF
- a CDS encoding collagen-like triple helix repeat-containing protein, which encodes MANNTKTAATKSEDAVTKIVTIGSIKDLQDLIGSTLPSSTREQFLASLAPPVGSSVEQQRMARLQAYVSDKSATLSDDDQKYADSFFPMKMAQTTGTKKTISDLETFKPGSMPQLINVDELIFDGGALLYESTQVTIKANKVTVKQNCPGIPYHIGLTGSDGNAGSAGQSGAAGPNGQNGTGGTGYANAGSPGENGKAGSSGNTGTAGNPSSLAHLNFGTVAIDGSSPLSLYIKQGDGGQGGPGGTGGAGGTGGSGGTAHSSGCQDLSDGGKGGAGGNGGNGGNGGQGGQGSPTTGAVILTMPRAQESSVAINSVRGAGGAGGAGGGAGSAGTGGQGGNGTKHRNHGPQGSNGTAGSAGAQGTLGRSGPAATVTKNNNA